A single window of Polaribacter sp. SA4-10 DNA harbors:
- a CDS encoding NAD(P)/FAD-dependent oxidoreductase — translation MNKKVHIIGSGFSALSASCYLAKEGFEVIVLEKNNTLGGRARQYKKEGFTFDIGPSWYWMPDVFERFFADFGKKPSDYYTLDKLNPGYEVYFGENDSVKISSELKEIYDLFEETEKGSAKHLKTFLDSAKSNYDTAIKDLVYKPGVSPLELVNTTTIARVSQFFSTIRKQVRKNIKSNKLIKILEFPVLFLGAKPNNTPAFYNFMNYADFGLGTWHPRGGMYTVIEGMVSLAKSLGVTFKTNANVEKIITDTANNLTALLVNGEEIKTNLVLSGADYHHTETLLDKNLRQYSEKYWDKKTFAPSSLLFYVGFDKKVKNVSHHTLFFDTDFDAHAKEIYDNPQWPTDPLFYANFTSITDKTSAPEGKEAGFFLIPLAPGIEDTEALREEYFHKIIDRFEKLTNQEVKKHVLFKKSFCVKDFKEEYNSYKGNAYGMANTLLQTAFLRPKIKSSKANNLYFTGQLTVPGPGVPPALISGKIASELIINNQ, via the coding sequence ATGAATAAAAAGGTACATATTATTGGTTCTGGGTTTTCTGCATTATCAGCTTCTTGTTATTTAGCAAAAGAGGGGTTTGAAGTTATTGTTTTAGAGAAAAATAATACTTTAGGAGGTAGAGCAAGGCAGTATAAAAAAGAGGGTTTTACTTTTGACATTGGTCCTTCTTGGTATTGGATGCCAGATGTATTTGAACGTTTTTTTGCCGATTTTGGTAAAAAACCTTCAGATTATTATACATTGGATAAATTAAATCCTGGTTATGAAGTTTATTTTGGAGAAAATGATTCCGTTAAAATTTCTAGTGAATTAAAAGAGATTTACGATTTATTCGAAGAAACAGAAAAAGGAAGCGCAAAACACTTGAAGACTTTTTTAGATTCTGCAAAATCTAATTACGATACCGCTATTAAAGACTTAGTGTATAAACCGGGAGTTTCGCCCTTAGAATTAGTTAATACAACTACTATAGCAAGAGTTTCTCAGTTTTTTTCAACAATAAGAAAGCAAGTTAGAAAAAATATTAAGAGCAATAAATTAATCAAAATATTAGAATTTCCTGTTTTGTTTTTAGGAGCTAAACCCAACAATACTCCCGCATTTTATAATTTTATGAATTATGCAGATTTTGGTTTAGGAACTTGGCACCCAAGAGGGGGAATGTACACCGTTATTGAAGGAATGGTTTCTTTAGCAAAAAGTTTAGGAGTAACCTTTAAAACGAATGCTAATGTTGAAAAAATTATTACAGATACCGCTAATAATTTAACTGCTTTATTGGTAAATGGAGAAGAAATTAAAACAAACCTTGTTTTAAGTGGCGCAGATTATCATCATACAGAAACCTTGTTAGATAAAAATTTACGTCAGTATTCAGAAAAATATTGGGATAAAAAGACCTTTGCTCCTTCATCATTACTATTTTATGTTGGTTTTGATAAAAAAGTAAAAAATGTAAGCCATCATACCTTGTTTTTTGATACAGATTTTGATGCGCATGCAAAAGAAATTTATGACAATCCACAATGGCCAACAGACCCTTTGTTTTATGCAAACTTTACATCAATAACAGATAAAACTTCTGCTCCTGAAGGAAAGGAAGCTGGATTTTTCTTAATACCTTTAGCTCCAGGAATTGAAGATACAGAAGCCTTAAGAGAAGAGTATTTTCATAAAATTATAGATCGATTTGAGAAATTAACAAATCAAGAAGTAAAAAAACACGTTTTATTTAAGAAGTCTTTTTGTGTAAAGGATTTTAAAGAAGAATACAACTCATACAAAGGAAATGCTTACGGAATGGCAAATACGCTTTTACAAACAGCATTTTTAAGACCAAAAATAAAAAGTAGTAAAGCAAATAATTTGTATTTTACAGGGCAATTAACAGTTCCGGGACCTGGAGTTCCACCAGCATTAATTTCTGGAAAAATAGCATCAGAATTAATCATTAATAATCAATAA